Proteins encoded by one window of Chloroflexaceae bacterium:
- a CDS encoding DMT family transporter — MGVVFGLLAALGWGAGDFALSRISRRIGPLATLLYLQAAGIVSIGLVLLARSDPPPLDPALWALGVAVNTLNVAATLLLYRALAVGTLMIVSPICASFAVVTASLAMLGGERLAPVTLAGVALVMAGVAVVSRGSRGEPLGLKGVPAALGAALG, encoded by the coding sequence ATGGGCGTGGTCTTCGGGTTGCTGGCGGCCCTGGGCTGGGGCGCCGGGGATTTCGCCCTGAGCCGCATCTCGCGGCGCATCGGGCCGCTGGCGACGTTGCTGTACCTCCAGGCCGCCGGTATCGTCAGTATTGGCCTGGTGCTGCTGGCCCGCAGCGACCCGCCTCCGCTCGACCCGGCGCTCTGGGCGCTGGGGGTCGCCGTGAACACGTTGAACGTCGCCGCGACGCTGCTCCTGTACCGGGCGCTGGCAGTGGGCACGCTGATGATCGTCTCGCCGATCTGCGCCAGTTTCGCCGTTGTTACCGCCAGCCTGGCGATGCTGGGGGGCGAACGACTCGCCCCGGTGACGCTCGCGGGGGTGGCGCTGGTGATGGCAGGCGTGGCGGTGGTCTCGCGGGGCAGCAGAGGGGAACCCCTGGGGTTGAAAGGAGTGCCGGCGGCCCTTGGCGCGGCGCTGGGCTAA
- the dnaE gene encoding DNA polymerase III subunit alpha, which translates to MKDFVHLHVHSEYSLLDGYASTAAIASRAAELGMDSIALTDHGVMYGAMEFYEAAKKAGIKPIIGMEAYLAPGSRSDPAVRGGKNYYHLLLLAKNETGYRNLVRLTTRAHLDGMGKGVFARPRIDRALLEQYHEGLIVTSSCIAGEVISQIQAHQADEARRTAAYFRDLLGPEHYYLELQLHDNAPELEAINEELVRMSRELGIPMVVTNDTHFVRPEDRVTQNMVMAMGMNLTYREFCAKDYAMDESYHIMSGEEMWAKFKRYGTAPLENTRRIAEMCNLKLEFGRVQLPQFDLPEGHDAASYLRQVCEEGLMRRFNGNPPAHYVARLRDELDVINATGFPDYMLIVWDYVKYARSRGIPCLPRGSAGASLVLYCLGITDVDPVKNKLLFERFLSRERLEMPDIDTDFADSRRQEILDYLTQKYGRENVAQIITYGTLGAKAAIRDMGRVLDLPLSEVDRVARLIPPLPVGITIAQAMERVPELKQIYETQPELRELIDAAQRVEGRMRSVGTHACGVVVSRTPLEEIVPLQRTTKDENALMAAYEGPTLAKMGLLKMDILGLTNLSVVAEALKYIEQTTGRHMWLDDIPTDDPKVFESLSRGETRNVFQLESPGMTRYLMQLKPTRVEDLYAMVALYRPGPLEQIPVYIHNKHHPEQIRYLHPILEPILEDTYGVIVYQEQIMQLLQTVADYTLGQAYIVIKAISKKNKALMAEHEAIFKAGCLKQGISREIADQLWELILPFAGYSFNRPHATLYGLLSYQTCWLKVNYPVEYMAAVLTGAGGVLEDVTKAALEARRLGVAVLGPDVNRSHKGFTIEPLDPNQPLPPGVAYRRGIRFGLAAIKNVGEGPVEAIIAEREANGPFQSLEDLCARVDRHVLNKRLLESLIKAGALDSLPGSRRQKLAILDQAVNAGAEAQKAREIGQSTLFDVFGEQSSGAPNLRVPRIPMPSISATPADAKEELLWEKELLGLTISANPVARALEGLDRTGVSNLGDIAEEHLNTLMTFIGVLSGVRRISTKKGEAMLVANLEDLTGTIELVAFPKTLAKYGDLLRDDAAVKVTARVDKRRDTTQLVVETVEMVTPSATPEADPAMAPNEMDLEGPGEAPESLPAMMEPAMPPDTPPPVAPPPAAPPPARARRQVRLNAHGHDYAGGRMMSGNGHRHDTAGHPPVAGRTLRIRLPRTGDHDGDVRRMQDVYSVLRESSGPDQVRFYLPNGVGTVVLESQHRIAVSPALLEALRQVLGPERVMVEG; encoded by the coding sequence ATGAAGGACTTTGTCCACCTGCACGTCCATTCAGAGTACAGCCTGCTCGACGGCTACGCCTCCACGGCGGCGATTGCCTCCCGCGCGGCCGAGCTGGGCATGGATAGCATCGCACTCACCGATCATGGCGTGATGTACGGCGCGATGGAGTTCTACGAGGCGGCGAAGAAGGCCGGCATCAAGCCGATCATCGGCATGGAAGCCTATCTCGCCCCCGGATCGCGCAGCGACCCCGCCGTCCGTGGCGGGAAGAATTACTACCACCTCCTCTTGCTGGCCAAAAACGAGACCGGCTATCGCAACCTGGTCCGTCTCACTACCCGCGCCCACCTCGATGGCATGGGCAAGGGGGTCTTCGCCCGCCCGCGCATTGATCGCGCCCTGCTCGAACAGTACCACGAGGGGTTGATCGTCACCTCCTCGTGCATCGCCGGCGAGGTGATCAGCCAGATCCAGGCCCATCAGGCCGACGAGGCGCGCCGGACGGCGGCCTATTTCCGCGATCTGCTGGGGCCGGAGCATTATTACCTCGAATTGCAACTCCACGACAATGCGCCCGAACTCGAGGCCATTAACGAGGAACTGGTGCGCATGAGCCGCGAACTGGGCATCCCGATGGTGGTGACGAACGACACCCACTTCGTGCGCCCGGAGGATCGCGTTACCCAGAACATGGTCATGGCGATGGGCATGAACCTCACCTACCGGGAGTTCTGCGCCAAAGACTATGCCATGGACGAGAGCTACCACATTATGTCCGGCGAGGAGATGTGGGCGAAGTTCAAGCGCTACGGGACGGCGCCGCTGGAGAATACCCGCCGCATCGCCGAGATGTGCAACCTGAAGCTGGAGTTCGGGCGCGTGCAGTTGCCGCAGTTCGACCTGCCCGAAGGACACGACGCCGCCTCCTATCTCCGCCAGGTGTGCGAGGAAGGCTTGATGCGCCGCTTCAACGGCAACCCGCCCGCGCACTACGTCGCTCGCCTCCGCGATGAGCTGGACGTGATTAACGCCACCGGCTTCCCTGACTACATGCTGATCGTCTGGGACTACGTGAAATACGCCCGCTCGCGGGGCATCCCCTGCCTGCCCCGCGGCTCGGCGGGGGCCTCGCTGGTGCTCTACTGTCTGGGCATTACCGATGTGGACCCGGTGAAGAACAAGCTGCTCTTCGAGCGCTTCCTCTCCCGCGAGCGCCTGGAGATGCCCGATATTGACACCGACTTCGCCGACTCGCGCCGCCAGGAGATCCTCGATTATCTGACCCAGAAGTACGGGCGCGAGAATGTGGCCCAGATTATCACCTACGGCACCCTGGGGGCCAAGGCGGCCATCCGCGACATGGGCCGCGTGCTCGATCTGCCGCTCAGTGAGGTGGACCGGGTCGCCAGACTGATCCCGCCCCTGCCGGTCGGGATCACCATCGCTCAGGCTATGGAGCGGGTGCCGGAGTTGAAGCAGATCTATGAGACCCAGCCGGAGCTCCGCGAGTTGATTGACGCCGCGCAGCGGGTCGAGGGGCGTATGCGCTCGGTGGGCACCCACGCCTGCGGGGTGGTGGTCAGCCGCACGCCCCTGGAAGAGATCGTGCCCCTCCAGCGCACCACTAAGGACGAAAACGCCCTGATGGCCGCCTACGAAGGCCCGACCCTGGCCAAAATGGGCCTGCTCAAGATGGATATCCTTGGTCTCACTAACCTCTCGGTGGTGGCCGAGGCCCTCAAGTATATTGAGCAGACTACCGGGCGGCATATGTGGCTCGATGATATTCCCACCGATGATCCGAAGGTCTTCGAGAGTCTCAGCCGCGGCGAAACCCGCAACGTCTTCCAGTTGGAGTCGCCGGGCATGACTCGCTACCTGATGCAGTTGAAACCGACCCGCGTCGAGGATCTCTACGCCATGGTGGCGCTCTATCGCCCCGGCCCGCTGGAGCAGATCCCGGTCTATATCCACAACAAGCACCATCCCGAACAGATCCGCTACCTGCATCCCATCCTCGAGCCCATCCTCGAAGACACCTACGGGGTGATCGTCTACCAGGAGCAGATTATGCAGTTGCTCCAGACGGTGGCCGATTACACCCTGGGCCAGGCGTATATCGTCATCAAGGCCATCAGCAAGAAGAACAAGGCCCTGATGGCCGAGCACGAGGCGATCTTCAAGGCGGGGTGCCTGAAGCAGGGCATCAGTCGGGAGATCGCCGACCAGTTGTGGGAACTGATCCTGCCCTTTGCCGGCTATTCCTTCAACCGCCCCCACGCCACCCTCTATGGCTTGCTCAGTTATCAGACCTGCTGGCTGAAGGTGAATTACCCGGTGGAGTACATGGCCGCTGTGCTTACCGGCGCGGGCGGCGTGCTCGAGGATGTGACCAAGGCCGCCCTCGAGGCGCGCCGCCTTGGTGTGGCCGTGCTCGGCCCCGATGTCAATCGCTCCCACAAGGGCTTCACCATCGAGCCGCTGGACCCCAACCAGCCCCTGCCGCCTGGAGTGGCCTACCGGCGCGGCATTCGCTTTGGCCTGGCGGCGATCAAGAACGTGGGCGAAGGCCCGGTCGAGGCGATCATCGCCGAACGCGAGGCCAATGGCCCCTTCCAGTCGCTTGAAGATCTCTGCGCGCGGGTGGATCGCCACGTGCTCAACAAGCGGCTGCTGGAGAGCCTGATCAAGGCCGGCGCCCTCGACTCGCTCCCCGGCTCGCGGCGTCAGAAGCTGGCCATCCTCGACCAGGCGGTCAATGCCGGCGCTGAGGCCCAGAAGGCCCGCGAGATCGGCCAGAGCACCCTGTTCGATGTCTTCGGCGAGCAGAGCAGCGGGGCCCCTAACCTGCGCGTGCCGCGCATCCCGATGCCTTCCATTTCCGCCACCCCCGCCGATGCGAAGGAAGAGTTGCTCTGGGAGAAGGAACTGCTCGGCCTGACCATCTCCGCCAACCCGGTCGCCCGGGCGCTTGAGGGGCTGGATCGCACCGGGGTGAGCAATCTGGGCGATATTGCCGAGGAGCACCTCAACACGCTCATGACCTTCATCGGGGTGCTCAGCGGCGTCCGGCGCATCAGCACCAAAAAGGGCGAAGCGATGCTGGTCGCCAATCTTGAGGATCTTACGGGCACGATCGAGCTGGTCGCCTTCCCCAAAACGCTGGCGAAGTACGGCGATCTGCTGCGCGATGACGCCGCGGTCAAGGTCACTGCGCGAGTGGATAAGCGCCGCGACACCACCCAGTTGGTGGTCGAAACGGTCGAGATGGTCACCCCTTCGGCCACGCCGGAAGCGGACCCGGCCATGGCGCCAAACGAGATGGACCTGGAGGGTCCTGGCGAGGCGCCGGAGTCGCTGCCGGCGATGATGGAACCGGCGATGCCGCCAGACACGCCGCCGCCTGTCGCTCCTCCGCCCGCGGCGCCGCCGCCCGCACGCGCCCGGCGCCAGGTGAGGCTCAACGCCCACGGCCACGATTACGCAGGAGGACGCATGATGAGCGGCAATGGCCATCGCCACGACACTGCCGGCCATCCGCCGGTCGCCGGGCGCACGCTGCGCATCCGTCTGCCCCGCACCGGCGATCATGATGGCGACGTGCGGCGCATGCAGGACGTGTACAGCGTGCTCCGCGAGAGCAGCGGTCCCGACCAGGTAAGATTCTACCTGCCCAACGGCGTGGGTACGGTGGTCCTCGAATCACAGCACCGGATCGCCGTGTCCCCGGCCTTGCTCGAGGCCCTGAGGCAGGTGCTGGGGCCGGAACGGGTGATGGTCGAGGGATAG
- a CDS encoding methylated-DNA--[protein]-cysteine S-methyltransferase, whose protein sequence is MNALLSPMDIHYTIINSPLGWLLVAATERGICRIAFGEDVAALESELRRAFPQARIARDDAMLAAIATGLADYLAGRGPCPDLPLDLPGTPFQRRVWEALRAIPHGETRSYGQIAAALGLGPGAARAVGGACAANPVALLVPCHRAVGRDGGLQGFRWGLERKRALLELERSSRST, encoded by the coding sequence GTGAATGCTCTCCTGTCACCGATGGACATCCACTACACCATTATCAACAGCCCCCTGGGCTGGCTGCTGGTGGCCGCAACCGAGCGGGGGATCTGCCGGATTGCCTTTGGGGAGGACGTCGCCGCGCTGGAGAGCGAGCTGCGCCGCGCCTTCCCGCAGGCGCGGATCGCGCGCGACGATGCCATGCTGGCCGCTATCGCCACGGGGCTGGCCGACTACCTTGCGGGGCGCGGGCCGTGCCCCGATCTGCCCCTTGATCTGCCCGGCACGCCCTTCCAGCGCCGGGTCTGGGAGGCGTTGCGCGCCATTCCCCATGGGGAGACGCGCAGCTACGGGCAGATCGCCGCCGCGCTGGGCCTGGGGCCGGGCGCAGCGCGGGCGGTAGGGGGAGCCTGCGCGGCCAATCCGGTAGCCCTGCTGGTGCCCTGCCACCGCGCCGTAGGCCGCGACGGCGGCCTCCAGGGCTTTCGCTGGGGCCTCGAGCGCAAGCGGGCGCTGCTGGAACTGGAGCGTTCCTCCAGGTCAACATAA
- the cysS gene encoding cysteine--tRNA ligase yields MPITIYNTLTRTTEPFETLEPGVVRMYVCGVTPYDEAHIGHAMSAVVFDVIRRYLEFRGYTVRHIVNFTDVDDKVIARAAQLGRDPLELSSELAEEFLAQLRELNVLPATAYPRVTRTIPEIIAFIQGLIERGHAYVADGDVYFRVSSDPDYGKLSGRSLEDMLAGTRFEVDPRKESPADFALWKAARPGEPAWDSPWGPGRPGWHIECSAMSMQHLGEQIDIHGGGTDLIFPHHENEIAQSECLTGKPFARYWVHNGMLQLVNPETRQVEKMSKSLGNVVTVASFLERYDADVFRLIVLSSSYRSPLTYNEEVAADNVRKLERLLTGLQPPTGALTEGPPVAALADAVAMARAHFVEAMDADFNTASALAALFDLVRAINSARDAGVGGAPFVAAQNDLRELAGVLGLRLSPRPRQKLQDVAPFIDLLVEVRSELRKARQFALADLVRSRLADLGVTLEDGPQGTRWKLS; encoded by the coding sequence ATGCCTATCACCATCTACAACACGCTCACCCGCACCACCGAGCCGTTTGAGACGCTGGAACCCGGCGTGGTGCGCATGTATGTCTGCGGCGTGACGCCCTATGACGAGGCCCATATCGGCCATGCCATGTCGGCGGTGGTCTTTGATGTGATCCGGCGTTACCTGGAGTTCCGTGGCTACACCGTGCGGCATATCGTCAATTTTACCGATGTTGACGATAAGGTCATCGCCCGCGCCGCGCAACTGGGCCGCGATCCCCTGGAACTCTCCTCCGAACTGGCCGAGGAGTTCCTGGCGCAGCTTCGGGAGTTGAACGTCCTGCCCGCCACCGCCTACCCTCGCGTCACGCGCACCATCCCTGAAATTATCGCCTTTATCCAGGGGCTGATTGAGCGGGGGCACGCCTACGTCGCCGATGGCGATGTCTATTTCCGAGTCTCCAGCGACCCCGACTACGGCAAGCTCTCCGGGCGCTCGCTCGAGGACATGCTCGCCGGCACGCGCTTTGAGGTGGACCCGCGCAAGGAATCCCCTGCCGACTTTGCCCTCTGGAAGGCTGCCCGGCCCGGCGAGCCGGCCTGGGACAGTCCCTGGGGCCCCGGTCGTCCGGGCTGGCACATCGAGTGCTCGGCGATGAGCATGCAGCACCTCGGCGAGCAGATTGACATTCACGGCGGCGGCACGGACCTGATCTTCCCCCATCATGAGAATGAGATCGCCCAGAGCGAGTGTCTGACCGGGAAGCCATTCGCCCGCTACTGGGTGCATAATGGTATGCTGCAACTGGTCAACCCCGAGACGCGGCAGGTCGAGAAGATGTCGAAGTCGCTCGGCAACGTGGTGACGGTGGCGAGCTTCCTTGAACGCTACGATGCCGATGTCTTCCGGCTGATTGTGCTGAGCAGCTCCTACCGCAGCCCTCTCACCTACAACGAGGAGGTTGCCGCCGACAACGTGCGTAAGCTCGAACGGCTGCTCACCGGCTTGCAGCCGCCCACCGGCGCTCTCACCGAGGGGCCGCCCGTCGCCGCGCTGGCCGATGCCGTCGCCATGGCCCGCGCCCACTTCGTTGAGGCGATGGACGCCGATTTCAACACTGCCAGCGCGCTGGCGGCGCTGTTCGACCTGGTGCGGGCGATCAACAGCGCCCGCGACGCCGGTGTCGGCGGCGCGCCCTTCGTCGCCGCTCAGAACGACCTGCGCGAACTGGCCGGCGTCCTCGGGCTGCGCCTCAGCCCGCGCCCCAGGCAGAAGCTCCAGGACGTGGCGCCCTTTATTGACCTGCTGGTGGAGGTGCGGAGCGAGTTGCGCAAGGCCCGGCAGTTCGCCCTGGCCGACCTGGTGCGCAGCCGCCTGGCCGATCTTGGCGTTACGCTCGAAGATGGCCCCCAGGGTACGCGCTGGAAACTGTCATGA
- a CDS encoding DUF1080 domain-containing protein produces MSDPETRLPPPADTLPPVPPAENVRAPHPPAAPDDAPRGRRRLLILLAAALGAFVIVASIGLLLVVLTNPVLRGRLASLTAGQVGPPPEGPNKFIAVPDGPVTITDDFSQLSNRWERSQTRINGGAYELTLELPHFDSYGLYLGVPDVRDFDMAVDVLPVSGDLTSEFGIRFRQAAPDDHLLFSISPSGYFRLAQVRDETYTSLVPWTPDPRIRRGLGVSNRLRVVAEGATIRGFINGEQVLEYTDERQQAGQLTLGLVTFEQGDLTVRFDNIEGAVAPVVDAPRNEWLDLREDFSDPERAQWSVGGATIVQEAYEVFVGGRVVSWQQPLPVGASRVEGDFVLEVDATMVEGEGGGSGYGVMFGDDAAFNFFALIIFPEGGFMFYRNGADGGLIIPPAPAPAVRAGLNATNRIKVEVRDRRLALSVNDDILAELEFTDAVSLDGRAGLVIQGADTSGVRARFDNFRLEELP; encoded by the coding sequence ATGTCTGATCCGGAGACTCGTCTTCCTCCGCCGGCCGACACCCTGCCTCCTGTGCCCCCTGCCGAGAACGTCCGGGCGCCCCATCCTCCGGCTGCGCCAGACGATGCGCCGCGCGGTCGGCGCCGGTTGCTTATCTTGCTGGCCGCGGCCCTTGGCGCCTTCGTCATCGTTGCCAGCATCGGCCTGCTCCTGGTCGTCCTGACCAACCCGGTGCTGCGGGGCCGCCTGGCCTCGCTCACCGCCGGTCAGGTCGGCCCGCCCCCGGAGGGTCCGAACAAGTTCATCGCTGTTCCTGACGGACCCGTGACAATCACCGATGACTTCAGCCAGCTTTCCAACCGCTGGGAGCGCTCGCAGACCCGGATCAACGGCGGCGCCTATGAACTGACGCTCGAACTGCCTCACTTTGACTCCTATGGTCTCTACCTGGGTGTGCCCGATGTGCGCGACTTCGACATGGCCGTGGACGTGCTGCCGGTCAGCGGCGATCTGACCTCCGAATTCGGCATTCGTTTCCGCCAGGCCGCCCCCGATGACCACCTGCTCTTCTCGATCAGCCCCTCGGGCTACTTCCGGCTGGCCCAGGTGCGCGATGAGACCTACACCTCCCTCGTGCCCTGGACCCCCGACCCGCGCATTCGCAGGGGCCTGGGGGTGAGCAACCGGCTGCGGGTGGTCGCCGAGGGAGCGACGATCCGCGGCTTCATCAACGGCGAGCAGGTGCTGGAGTACACCGATGAACGCCAGCAGGCGGGCCAGCTTACCCTGGGGCTGGTGACCTTCGAGCAGGGCGATCTGACGGTGCGTTTCGACAACATCGAGGGCGCGGTGGCGCCGGTTGTTGACGCGCCCCGCAACGAATGGCTCGATCTGCGCGAGGATTTCAGCGACCCGGAACGCGCCCAGTGGAGCGTAGGCGGCGCTACCATCGTGCAGGAGGCCTATGAGGTCTTCGTGGGCGGCCGGGTGGTGTCGTGGCAGCAACCCCTGCCAGTCGGCGCCTCGCGGGTGGAGGGCGACTTCGTGCTGGAAGTGGACGCCACGATGGTGGAGGGCGAGGGCGGCGGCAGCGGCTATGGCGTCATGTTCGGCGACGACGCCGCCTTCAACTTCTTCGCCCTGATTATCTTCCCTGAAGGCGGCTTCATGTTCTACCGAAATGGCGCCGACGGCGGTCTGATCATCCCTCCCGCGCCGGCGCCTGCGGTGCGCGCCGGTCTCAATGCCACCAATCGCATCAAGGTCGAGGTGCGCGACCGGCGGCTGGCGCTCAGCGTCAACGATGACATACTGGCCGAACTGGAGTTTACCGACGCGGTCAGTCTGGACGGCCGCGCCGGTCTGGTCATCCAGGGGGCGGACACCTCGGGGGTGCGCGCGCGCTTCGACAATTTCCGCCTGGAGGAACTGCCCTGA
- a CDS encoding 50S ribosomal protein L11 methyltransferase: METVMNWLELSVEVDSEAVEAVSEVLARYGYNGGVVVEPAWTPGDEGPEFRYDAARPSVLRTYVPLDERAEDTRQRVEQALWHLGQMRSVGPLRTRALQEEDWANAWKQHYTVLRVGERIVIVPSWLEHHPAPDDVVLRLDPGMAFGTGLHPTTQLCLRLLERYVRPGQHVLDLGTGSGILAIAAARLGADAVLALDNDPVAVAVAAENVARNGVGERVTVAEGSLGAGTRLGHWLSGDFGPPEAPAPSAAAPGPGPFDLIVANLIARALALLAADLAAALAPGAALISSGILDAREAEVRAAFDAAGLRLVERHAEGEWVALVHTLMA; the protein is encoded by the coding sequence CTGGAAACTGTCATGAACTGGCTCGAACTCTCGGTTGAAGTTGACAGCGAGGCGGTCGAGGCGGTCTCTGAGGTACTGGCCCGCTACGGCTACAACGGCGGCGTGGTGGTGGAACCGGCATGGACGCCGGGGGACGAGGGACCGGAGTTTCGCTACGACGCCGCGCGCCCAAGCGTGCTGCGCACCTACGTGCCCCTGGACGAGCGGGCCGAGGATACCCGGCAGCGCGTTGAGCAGGCCCTCTGGCACCTCGGCCAGATGCGTTCCGTTGGCCCCCTCCGGACGCGCGCCCTGCAGGAGGAGGACTGGGCCAACGCCTGGAAGCAGCACTATACCGTGCTGCGGGTCGGCGAGCGGATCGTCATTGTACCGTCCTGGCTCGAGCATCACCCCGCCCCCGACGATGTTGTGCTGCGCCTCGACCCGGGGATGGCCTTCGGCACCGGGCTGCATCCCACCACGCAGCTCTGCCTGCGGCTGCTGGAGCGCTATGTGCGCCCTGGCCAGCACGTGCTCGACCTGGGGACGGGCAGCGGTATTCTGGCCATCGCCGCCGCCCGCCTGGGCGCCGACGCGGTGCTGGCCCTCGACAACGACCCGGTGGCTGTCGCCGTGGCTGCCGAGAACGTCGCCCGCAACGGGGTGGGCGAGCGGGTGACGGTGGCCGAGGGCAGCCTGGGGGCCGGTACGCGCCTGGGCCACTGGCTGAGCGGCGACTTCGGCCCGCCTGAAGCCCCGGCCCCGAGTGCCGCCGCGCCCGGACCGGGGCCGTTCGACCTCATCGTCGCCAATCTGATCGCCAGGGCGCTGGCGCTCCTCGCTGCCGATCTGGCCGCGGCCCTGGCGCCCGGTGCGGCGCTGATCAGCAGCGGCATTCTCGACGCCCGCGAAGCCGAGGTCAGGGCCGCTTTCGACGCCGCCGGTCTGCGCCTGGTCGAGCGCCACGCCGAGGGCGAATGGGTGGCCCTGGTGCATACACTGATGGCTTGA
- the cysE gene encoding serine O-acetyltransferase codes for MFLSYALRVLRDDVRAIFRNDPAARNLAEVLLYPGLHAIIFHRIAHAIHRRGVPFIPRLISQLSRFLTGIEIHPGARIGRGFFIDHGMGVVIGETAEIGDWVVLYQGVTLGGTGKQTGKRHPTLHDNVVVGVGAIVLGAITIGEGARIGGGAVVVKDVPPHATAVGVPARIVATRDPRTGVTRRVEVLPDPEGEMLRGLHDKVLELEARLSNLEEVTHTHHAEHRLTYDALPESLWRILYDSPRNGSDEEYNLGAGI; via the coding sequence ATGTTCCTCTCCTATGCCCTGCGCGTGCTGCGCGACGATGTGCGCGCGATCTTTCGGAACGATCCGGCTGCGCGCAACTTGGCCGAGGTGTTGCTCTACCCCGGCCTGCATGCCATTATTTTCCACCGCATCGCCCATGCCATCCATCGCCGCGGCGTGCCCTTCATCCCTCGTCTGATCTCCCAGCTCTCCCGCTTCCTCACCGGCATCGAAATTCACCCCGGGGCCCGCATCGGCCGCGGCTTCTTCATTGACCACGGCATGGGCGTGGTGATCGGCGAGACCGCCGAGATCGGCGATTGGGTCGTGCTCTACCAGGGGGTGACCCTTGGCGGCACCGGGAAGCAGACGGGCAAGCGCCATCCCACCCTTCACGACAATGTCGTGGTGGGGGTTGGCGCGATCGTGCTTGGCGCGATCACCATCGGCGAGGGCGCCCGCATTGGCGGCGGCGCGGTGGTGGTCAAGGACGTGCCGCCTCACGCCACCGCTGTCGGCGTACCCGCGCGCATCGTCGCCACCCGCGATCCGCGCACCGGGGTGACCCGCCGCGTCGAGGTGCTGCCCGACCCCGAGGGCGAGATGCTCCGCGGCCTCCACGATAAGGTGCTCGAACTTGAGGCGCGCCTCAGCAATCTGGAAGAGGTCACTCATACGCACCACGCCGAGCATCGCCTGACCTACGACGCCCTCCCCGAAAGCCTCTGGCGCATTCTCTATGATAGCCCGCGCAACGGCAGTGACGAGGAGTATAATCTCGGCGCGGGGATCTAG
- a CDS encoding DMT family transporter: MLGPVTAGLGVAWPIFIGRVMACGVAALAFLWQQRRPAPLSLRLLGMIAIAASLDTIGFLAYNTGIATAYVSVVTALASIFSAVTVLLAWVLLRERLVRTQWAGVVAVLVGVLLVSLR; the protein is encoded by the coding sequence TTGCTCGGGCCGGTCACCGCGGGCCTCGGTGTAGCCTGGCCCATTTTCATCGGGCGGGTAATGGCCTGCGGCGTCGCCGCCCTGGCCTTCCTCTGGCAGCAGCGGCGTCCCGCACCGCTCTCGCTGCGTCTCCTGGGCATGATTGCGATCGCCGCATCGCTCGACACCATCGGCTTTCTGGCCTACAACACCGGCATCGCCACAGCCTACGTCAGCGTGGTGACGGCCCTGGCCTCGATCTTCAGCGCGGTCACCGTGCTGCTGGCGTGGGTGCTGCTGCGGGAGCGGCTGGTCAGGACGCAGTGGGCGGGGGTGGTAGCGGTGCTGGTGGGAGTGTTGCTGGTGAGCTTGCGGTGA
- a CDS encoding zinc ribbon domain-containing protein: MPTYVYACDACGKQFEQFQSFKDEPLTTCRCGQAGKVRRVIQPAGIVFKGSGWYITDSRKPDTSEKSASSESSAANSDD; this comes from the coding sequence ATGCCAACCTACGTTTACGCCTGTGATGCCTGTGGCAAGCAGTTCGAGCAGTTCCAGAGCTTCAAGGATGAACCGCTTACCACGTGTCGCTGTGGCCAGGCGGGAAAGGTACGCCGCGTGATCCAACCGGCAGGCATTGTCTTCAAAGGGTCCGGCTGGTACATTACTGATAGCCGTAAGCCCGACACCAGCGAGAAGAGTGCATCGAGTGAGTCCTCTGCTGCCAATTCGGACGACTGA